The genomic interval CGTCGCCGCCGACCTGATCAGCCAGGCGGAGCACGACCCGATGGCCGCCAGCGTGCTGGTGACCCCGTCGGAGTCCTTGGCCGCCGCCGTCGAGGCCGAGCTGCCGATCCAGGTCGCACAGACCAAGCACCAGGACCGCGTCACCGAGGCACTCGACGGTCAGCAGTCGGCCGTCGTGCTGGTCGACGACCTCGACCAGGGCACCGCGGTCGTGGATGCGTACGCCGCCGAGCACCTGGAGATCCAGACCGTGGACGCCGAGGAGCGGGCCGGCCTGATCTCCAACGCCGGCGCGATCTTCGTCGGCGGCTGGTCGCCGGTCTCGCTCGGCGACTACTGCGCCGGGTCCAACCACGTCCTCCCGACGGCCGGTTGTGCCTGCCACTCGTCCGGCCTGTCCGTGCGCAGCTTCCTCAAGGCGGTCCACGTCGTCAACTACTCCCGCGACGCGCTGCACGAGGTCGCCGGCCACGTGCTCGCGCTCGCCCACGCCGAGGACCTCCCGGCCCACGGCGCCGCCGTTTCCGCCCGATTCCCCGGAGAGAACTGATGGGCCGTTTCGACGGGCTGCCGATCCGCGACGAGCTGAAGAGCTTCGAGCCGTACGGCGCCCCGCAGCTCGACGTACCCGTCCTCCTCAACGTCAACGAGAACCCGTATCCGGCCAGCGAGGAAACGGTCGCGGACATCGCGGCCGCGGTGGCGGTCGCGGCGCGTGGGATGAACCGCTACCCGGACCGCGAGTTCCTCGACCTGCGCGCGGACCTCGCGGCGTACCTGGCCCGGGAGTCCGGCGCGCAGCTCGCCCCCGAGCAGATCTGGGCCGCGAACGGGTCCAACGAGGTCATGCTGCACATCCTGCAGGCCTTCGGCGGCCCCGGGCGGACGGCGCTGTCCTTCGCCCCGACGTACTCGATGTATCCGGAGTACGCGCGGGACACGAACACGGCCTGGGTCGCCGGGCGCCGGGCCGAGGACTTCACCCTCGACCCGAGCAAGGCGCTGGCCGCGATCTCCCGGCACCACCCATCGGTCGTCCTGCTTGCCTCGCCCAACAACCCGACCGGTACGGCGCTGCCGATCGAGGTGGTCGAGGCGATCGCCGCCCGGACCGCCGCGCTGGGATCGGTGCTCGTGGTCGACGAGGCGTACGCCGAGTTCCGGCGGGCCGGCACTCCGAGCGCGGTGTCGCTGCTGCCGTCGTACCCGAATCTGGCGGTCGCGCGGACGATGTCGAAGGCGTTCGCGATGGCCGGCGGGCGGGTCGGATACCTTGCCGCGAGCAAGCAGTTCGTGGACGCGCTGCGGATCGTCCGCCTGCCGTACCACCTGTCCGCGGTGACGCAGGCGGTCGCGCGGGCCGCGTTACGGCACTCCGACGAGCTGCTCGGCCGGGTCGAGCAGCTCCGGGTCGAGCGCGACGACACCGTCGACTGGCTGCGGGCGCAGGGTCTGCGCGCGGTCGACTCGGACGCGAACTTCGTGCTGTTCGGCACGTTCGCCGATCGGCACGCGGTCTGGCAGGCGTTGCTCGACGACGGCGTACTGATCCGCGAGACCGGGCCGGACGGCTGGCTGCGGGTCTCGATCGGCACCAGCGAGGAGATGGCCGCGTTCCGCGCCTCGCTGGAGCGCATTCTGAAGACAGACACGGGAAGGCTGACATGACCCGCACTGCGCGGATCGACCGGGAGACCAGCGAGTCGAAGGTCCTGGTCGAACTGAACATCGACGGCGAGGGCCGGGCCGAGATCTCAACAGGCGTTGGGTTCTACGACCACATGCTCAACGCGCTGGCCAAGCACGCGCTGCTGGATCTGCACGTGAACACGGTCGGCGATCTGGAGATCGACGCGCACCACACCGTCGAGGACACCGCGATCGGCATCGGCCAAGCCCTGAAGGAAGCGCTCGGCGACAAGCGCGGCATCCGGCGCTTCGGTGACGCGACCGTCCCGCTGGACGAGGCGCTCGTGCACTGCACCGTCGACCTGTCCGGCCGCCCGTACTGCGTGCACACCGGCGAGCCGGAGGGTCAGGTCTACGCGATCATCGGCGGTGACTACGCCGGTTCGCTGACCCAGCACGTGTTCGAGACGCTCGCGTTCAACGCCGCGATCTGCATCCACATCCGGGTGCTGTCCGGTCGCGACCCGCACCACATCGTCGAGGCGCAGTTCAAGGCGTTCGCCCGGGCGCTGCGGGCCGCCGCCGAGCTGGACCCGCGCCAGCCGGGGATCCCGTCCACCAAAGGCGCTCTGTGAGCAAGAAGGTCGTCCTGCTCGACTACGGCTCGGGAAACATCCGGTCGGGGGAGCGGGCCCTGCAGCGCGTCGGCGCGGACGTCAAAGTCACGGCCGACTACAACGAGGCGCTGAACGCTGACGGTCTGCTGGTCCCCGGCGTCGGTGCCTTCGAGGCCTGCATGACCGGCCTCAAGGCGGTCCGTGGTGACGTGATCGTCGACCGGCGTCTGAGCGGTGGCCGCCCGGTCCTCGGCATCTGCGTCGGCATGCAGATCCTGTTCGCCCG from Kribbella sp. NBC_00709 carries:
- a CDS encoding histidinol-phosphate transaminase, which translates into the protein MGRFDGLPIRDELKSFEPYGAPQLDVPVLLNVNENPYPASEETVADIAAAVAVAARGMNRYPDREFLDLRADLAAYLARESGAQLAPEQIWAANGSNEVMLHILQAFGGPGRTALSFAPTYSMYPEYARDTNTAWVAGRRAEDFTLDPSKALAAISRHHPSVVLLASPNNPTGTALPIEVVEAIAARTAALGSVLVVDEAYAEFRRAGTPSAVSLLPSYPNLAVARTMSKAFAMAGGRVGYLAASKQFVDALRIVRLPYHLSAVTQAVARAALRHSDELLGRVEQLRVERDDTVDWLRAQGLRAVDSDANFVLFGTFADRHAVWQALLDDGVLIRETGPDGWLRVSIGTSEEMAAFRASLERILKTDTGRLT
- the hisB gene encoding imidazoleglycerol-phosphate dehydratase HisB codes for the protein MTRTARIDRETSESKVLVELNIDGEGRAEISTGVGFYDHMLNALAKHALLDLHVNTVGDLEIDAHHTVEDTAIGIGQALKEALGDKRGIRRFGDATVPLDEALVHCTVDLSGRPYCVHTGEPEGQVYAIIGGDYAGSLTQHVFETLAFNAAICIHIRVLSGRDPHHIVEAQFKAFARALRAAAELDPRQPGIPSTKGAL